Proteins encoded within one genomic window of Ctenopharyngodon idella isolate HZGC_01 chromosome 6, HZGC01, whole genome shotgun sequence:
- the ywhaba gene encoding 14-3-3 protein beta/alpha-A: protein MDKSDLVQKAKLAEQAERYDDMAASMKAVTEGGVELSNEERNLLSVAYKNVVGARRSSWRVISSIEQKTEGNEKKQQMAREYREKIEAELQDICNDVLGLLEKYLIPNASQAESKVFYLKMKGDYYRYLSEVASGESKKTTVDNSQKAYQDAFEISKREMQPTHPIRLGLALNFSVFYYEILNTPEQACSLAKTAFDEAIAELDTLNEDSYKDSTLIMQLLRDNLTLWTSENQGDEGDAGEGEN, encoded by the exons ATGGACAAGAGCGACCTAGTGCAGAAGGCTAAACTCGCTGAGCAGGCTGAGCGCTATGATGACATGGCTGCTTCCATGAAGGCCGTCACGGAGGGCGGCGTTGAGCTTTCCAACGAAGAGCGCAACCTGCTCTCCGTGGCCTACAAGAACGTGGTTGGCGCCCGCCGCTCGTCCTGGCGTGTGATCTCCAGCATCGAGCAGAAAACGGAGGGCAATGAGAagaaacagcagatggcacgcGAATACCGTGAGAAGATCGAGGCCGAGCTTCAGGACATCTGCAACGACGTGCTG GGTCTCCTGGAGAAGTACCTCATTCCCAACGCTAGCCAGGCAGAGAGCAAAGTCTTCTACCTGAAAATGAAAGGAGACTACTACAGATACCTGTCCGAGGTGGCATCCGGAGAATCAAAGAAAA CCACAGTGGACAACTCTCAGAAGGCTTACCAGGATGCATTTGAGATCAGCAAAAGGGAAATGCAGCCAACACACCCCATCAGGCTGGGACTAGCGCTGAACTTCTCCGTGTTTTACTATGAAATCCTCAACACCCCAGAGCAGGCCTGCAGTTTGGCAAAGACG GCTTTCGATGAGGCAATTGCTGAGCTGGACACCTTGAACGAGGACTCTTACAAAGACAGCACCCTGATCATGCAGTTACTAAGGGACAACCTCACT cTGTGGACATCAGAAAACCAGGGTGATGAGGGGGATGCCGGCGAGGGCGAGAACTAA